A region from the Negativicutes bacterium genome encodes:
- a CDS encoding IS30 family transposase gives MSYQHLSTYERGCIETLYKLGYSNRKIALELGRHHSTIDRELTRNDAKTKYHAPKAYEAYTIRRKNSKPKGKYSNEIAVVIKEKLTATWSPEQIANTTLKGKVSFKTIYNWLYQNRLHKIDLSVLRQKGKRKNPVEKRGKFAIGTPISQRPKDVKARETFGHWELDTMVSSRGKSKGCFATFVERKSRLYTALKILDRTAETMEKAIIQLVETLPFNAFKTATTDRGKEFACFQSIQDKLGITLYFADPYSSWQRGSNENSNGLLREFYPKKTDLARVNEHELIKNLFLINSRPRKCLGWKSPIQVFLHEV, from the coding sequence ATGAGCTACCAACATCTTAGCACGTATGAGCGCGGCTGTATAGAAACACTTTATAAATTAGGGTATTCTAATCGAAAAATAGCCTTGGAGCTAGGCAGACACCATTCAACTATTGATAGAGAGTTAACGCGTAATGATGCAAAAACTAAATATCACGCCCCAAAAGCTTATGAAGCTTACACCATCAGAAGAAAGAACTCTAAGCCAAAAGGAAAATATAGTAACGAGATAGCAGTCGTGATCAAGGAAAAGCTTACTGCAACATGGTCGCCAGAACAAATTGCAAATACTACCCTGAAGGGAAAAGTTAGCTTCAAAACTATCTATAATTGGTTATATCAAAATAGATTACATAAAATTGACTTATCTGTTCTTAGACAGAAAGGTAAACGTAAAAATCCTGTTGAAAAGCGTGGTAAATTTGCTATTGGCACGCCAATATCCCAACGCCCTAAAGATGTCAAAGCCAGAGAAACTTTTGGGCATTGGGAACTAGATACAATGGTATCTAGCCGCGGAAAAAGCAAGGGATGTTTTGCAACGTTTGTTGAACGAAAAAGTCGACTATATACTGCATTGAAAATACTGGATAGAACAGCAGAAACTATGGAGAAAGCCATTATTCAACTTGTTGAAACACTGCCTTTTAATGCCTTTAAAACAGCAACTACAGACAGGGGTAAAGAATTTGCTTGTTTTCAGTCCATTCAAGATAAATTGGGGATAACGCTGTATTTTGCTGATCCCTACTCTTCATGGCAACGTGGCAGCAATGAAAACTCCAATGGTTTGCTGCGGGAGTTTTATCCAAAGAAAACTGACCTCGCTAGAGTCAACGAACATGAGCTAATTAAAAACTTATTTTTAATTAACTCTAGACCAAGAAAGTGTTTAGGCTGGAAATCGCCTATTCAAGTATTTCTACACGAAGTGG